From Streptomyces chrestomyceticus JCM 4735, one genomic window encodes:
- a CDS encoding Lrp/AsnC family transcriptional regulator — MAVDTLDAKILRLLLEQPRTSVREYARILGIARGTVQARLDRLERDGVITAYGPRLSPAALGHPVLAFVHIEVTQGHLEDVAEELAEVPEIIEAFSTTGGGDLITRVVARDAAHLEDVIQRLIKMSGVVRTRTEVALRERVAHRMLPLVEAVGGATGPH, encoded by the coding sequence ATGGCCGTGGACACGCTCGACGCGAAGATCCTGCGGCTGCTGCTGGAGCAGCCGCGCACCAGCGTGCGGGAGTACGCCCGTATCCTCGGCATCGCCCGGGGCACCGTCCAGGCGCGGCTGGACCGGCTGGAGCGGGACGGGGTGATCACCGCGTACGGGCCCCGCCTCTCGCCCGCCGCGCTCGGCCATCCCGTACTCGCCTTCGTGCACATCGAGGTCACCCAGGGGCACCTGGAGGACGTCGCCGAAGAGCTGGCCGAGGTGCCGGAGATCATCGAGGCGTTCTCCACGACCGGCGGCGGGGACCTGATCACCCGGGTCGTGGCGCGGGACGCGGCGCACCTGGAAGACGTGATCCAGCGGCTGATCAAGATGTCGGGCGTGGTCCGTACACGGACCGAGGTGGCCCTGCGGGAACGGGTGGCGCACCGGATGCTGCCGCTGGTCGAAGCGGTGGGCGGGGCCACCGGGCCGCACTGA
- a CDS encoding HAD family hydrolase encodes MSLSAGATPPATSPAPVIFDLDGTLVDSEPNYYEAGRRVLAQYGVNGFTWEHHTRFIGIGTRETLEALKREYGIDAPVDELLAGKNRAYLELARAHTEVFPEMRTFVERLHTAGHPLAVASGSSRSAIETVLAATGLDAWLTVLVSAEEVPQGKPAPDVFLEAARRLGVAPETCVVLEDAPPGAEAARRAGMRCVAVPYVPETATDPAFGSAGLFLPGGQKEFTAEAAYRWITKDGNRDRRDR; translated from the coding sequence ATGAGCCTTTCCGCCGGTGCCACCCCGCCCGCCACTTCCCCCGCGCCCGTCATCTTCGACCTGGACGGCACGCTCGTGGACAGCGAGCCGAACTACTACGAGGCGGGACGCAGGGTCCTCGCCCAGTACGGCGTCAACGGCTTCACCTGGGAACACCACACCCGCTTCATCGGCATCGGCACCCGCGAAACCCTGGAGGCGCTCAAGCGGGAGTACGGCATCGACGCGCCCGTCGACGAGCTGCTGGCCGGCAAGAACCGCGCCTACCTCGAACTGGCACGGGCGCACACCGAGGTCTTTCCCGAGATGCGGACGTTCGTGGAGCGGCTGCACACGGCCGGGCACCCGCTGGCGGTGGCCTCCGGCTCCTCGCGGTCCGCGATCGAGACGGTGCTCGCGGCCACCGGCCTGGACGCGTGGCTGACGGTCCTCGTCTCCGCCGAAGAGGTCCCGCAGGGCAAGCCCGCGCCCGACGTGTTCCTGGAGGCGGCGCGACGGCTGGGCGTAGCGCCGGAGACCTGCGTGGTGCTGGAGGACGCGCCGCCCGGCGCGGAGGCGGCACGGCGGGCGGGGATGCGGTGCGTGGCGGTCCCGTACGTACCGGAGACCGCGACGGACCCGGCGTTCGGCAGTGCCGGGCTGTTCCTGCCGGGCGGGCAGAAGGAATTCACGGCGGAGGCCGCGTACCGGTGGATCACGAAGGACGGGAACAGGGACCGGCGGGACCGCTAG
- a CDS encoding SigE family RNA polymerase sigma factor — translation MTSSAAPPRSVGAAPGTDDASAEFHAFFERHHAELARLAHLLTGETDAADDLAADALLALWHRWDRVRDADHPVAYARGVVANMARGRIRSTVRERRRVALFWSQRSEGSDGPDVAAVVDVRQALERLPFRKRACVVLRHAFDLSERDTALALGISVGTVKSQTSRGMTELQRHLGAGAVDGLAGRRK, via the coding sequence ATGACCTCGTCCGCCGCCCCGCCGAGAAGCGTGGGCGCCGCCCCCGGCACCGATGACGCGTCGGCGGAGTTCCACGCCTTCTTCGAGCGGCATCACGCCGAACTGGCCCGCCTGGCCCATCTGCTCACCGGTGAGACGGACGCCGCCGACGACCTGGCGGCGGACGCGCTGCTCGCGCTGTGGCACCGATGGGACCGTGTGCGCGACGCGGACCACCCGGTGGCCTACGCCCGGGGCGTGGTGGCCAACATGGCCCGCGGCCGTATCCGCAGCACCGTGCGCGAGCGGCGCCGGGTCGCCCTGTTCTGGTCCCAGCGCTCCGAGGGGTCGGACGGCCCCGACGTGGCGGCCGTGGTGGACGTCCGACAGGCGCTGGAGCGGCTGCCGTTCCGCAAGCGCGCGTGCGTCGTGCTGCGGCACGCGTTCGACCTGTCGGAACGGGACACCGCTCTGGCCCTGGGCATATCGGTCGGTACGGTCAAGAGCCAGACCTCCCGGGGCATGACGGAACTCCAGCGACATCTGGGCGCCGGGGCCGTGGACGGCCTCGCGGGGAGGAGGAAGTGA
- the ligD gene encoding non-homologous end-joining DNA ligase codes for MAESLELDVGGRTVRVSHPDKVYFPQRGFTKADVVRYYRSVGEGILRALKDRPTTLQRYPDGVEGESFFQKRAPKNLPDWIPTGRISFPSGRYADEICPTEPAAVLWAANLGCLTFHPWPVRRSDTEHPDELRIDLDPQPGTGYADAVRAALALRDVLGGLGLTGWPKTSGGRGLHVFVPIAPDWTFTQVRRSAIAVARELERRDPGRITTSWWKEERGAKIFVDYNQTARDRTIASAYSVRPFPHAPVSAPLRWEELDDAVPEDFDLVTMPARFAELGDLHAAMDRHPCRLEAALELADRDEREHGLGDLPYPPEHPKMKGEPKRVQPSRAKK; via the coding sequence ATGGCAGAGTCGCTGGAGCTGGACGTGGGGGGACGGACGGTCCGGGTGTCGCACCCGGACAAGGTCTACTTTCCGCAGCGCGGCTTCACCAAGGCCGATGTCGTCCGCTACTACCGGAGCGTGGGTGAGGGCATCCTGCGCGCTCTCAAGGACCGGCCCACCACGTTGCAGCGCTACCCCGACGGGGTGGAAGGCGAATCGTTTTTTCAGAAGCGTGCGCCGAAGAACCTCCCCGACTGGATCCCCACCGGCCGGATCTCCTTCCCCAGCGGCCGGTACGCCGACGAGATCTGCCCCACCGAGCCCGCCGCCGTCCTGTGGGCGGCCAACCTGGGCTGTCTGACCTTTCACCCCTGGCCGGTCCGCCGGAGCGACACCGAGCACCCGGACGAGCTGCGCATCGACCTGGACCCGCAGCCGGGCACCGGGTACGCGGACGCGGTACGGGCCGCCCTCGCCCTGCGCGACGTCCTCGGCGGCCTCGGCCTCACCGGCTGGCCCAAGACCTCCGGCGGGCGCGGCCTGCACGTCTTCGTGCCCATCGCGCCCGACTGGACCTTCACCCAGGTCCGGCGCTCGGCGATCGCGGTGGCCCGGGAGCTGGAGCGGCGCGATCCCGGGCGGATCACCACTTCCTGGTGGAAGGAGGAGCGCGGCGCCAAGATCTTCGTGGACTACAACCAGACCGCACGGGACCGCACCATCGCCAGCGCCTACTCCGTACGGCCCTTCCCGCACGCGCCGGTCTCCGCGCCCTTGCGCTGGGAAGAGCTGGACGACGCCGTGCCGGAGGACTTCGACCTCGTCACCATGCCGGCCCGCTTCGCCGAACTGGGCGATCTGCACGCCGCCATGGACCGGCACCCCTGCCGTCTGGAGGCCGCGCTCGAACTCGCCGACCGCGATGAGCGCGAGCACGGGCTCGGGGACCTCCCGTACCCGCCGGAACACCCGAAGATGAAGGGCGAACCGAAGCGGGTGCAGCCGAGCCGTGCGAAGAAGTGA
- a CDS encoding ATP-dependent DNA ligase has translation MDLPVMPPVEPMLAKAAPDIPPGIQYEAKWDGFRAIVFRDGAEIELGSRSGKPLTRYFPELVEALRTELPPRCVLDGEIVIAREGRLDFDALLERIHPADSRVRHLAEVTPASFVAFDLLALGDESLMSVPQRDRRDALETALREAADPVFTAPVTDDLDVARAWFEQYEGAGLDGIVAKPPEMPYRPGRRVMVKTKHERTADCVVAGLRPHKSGPVVGSLLLGLYDAAGRLQHVGVCASFPMRRRQELMEELAPLRMETVAGHPWEEWTSEEAQAAGRLPGGPSRWTGKKDLSWVPLRPERVLEVAYDHMQGDRFRHTAQFRRWRPDREPASCTYAQLEEPVRYNLSEVLGA, from the coding sequence ATGGATCTTCCCGTGATGCCCCCGGTGGAGCCGATGCTGGCCAAGGCCGCCCCGGACATCCCGCCCGGCATACAGTACGAGGCCAAGTGGGACGGCTTCCGGGCCATCGTCTTCCGCGACGGTGCCGAGATCGAGCTGGGCAGCCGTTCGGGCAAGCCCCTCACCCGCTACTTCCCCGAGCTGGTGGAGGCCCTGCGCACCGAGCTGCCGCCGCGCTGCGTGCTGGACGGTGAGATCGTCATCGCCCGGGAAGGGCGGCTGGACTTCGACGCCCTGCTGGAGCGCATCCACCCCGCCGACTCCCGGGTACGCCACCTGGCCGAGGTGACTCCGGCGTCCTTCGTCGCGTTCGACCTGCTGGCGCTGGGCGACGAGTCGCTGATGTCCGTACCGCAGCGGGACCGGCGGGACGCCCTGGAGACGGCGCTGCGCGAGGCCGCCGACCCGGTGTTCACCGCGCCCGTCACCGACGACCTCGACGTGGCCCGCGCCTGGTTCGAGCAGTACGAGGGTGCCGGGCTGGACGGGATCGTCGCGAAGCCGCCCGAGATGCCGTACCGGCCGGGCCGACGGGTGATGGTCAAGACGAAGCACGAGCGGACCGCCGACTGTGTCGTGGCGGGCCTGCGACCGCACAAGAGCGGCCCGGTCGTGGGGTCCCTGCTGCTGGGCCTGTACGACGCGGCCGGCCGCCTCCAGCACGTCGGCGTGTGCGCCTCCTTCCCGATGCGCCGGCGCCAGGAGCTTATGGAGGAGCTGGCACCGCTGCGCATGGAGACCGTCGCCGGCCATCCGTGGGAGGAGTGGACCAGCGAGGAGGCGCAGGCGGCGGGCCGGCTGCCCGGCGGCCCCAGCCGGTGGACGGGCAAGAAGGACCTGTCCTGGGTGCCGCTCCGTCCCGAACGCGTACTGGAGGTCGCCTACGACCACATGCAGGGTGACCGGTTCCGGCACACCGCCCAGTTCCGGCGCTGGCGCCCCGACCGCGAACCGGCGTCGTGCACGTACGCACAACTGGAGGAGCCGGTCCGCTACAACCTCTCCGAGGTCCTCGGGGCATGA